A single Roseinatronobacter monicus DNA region contains:
- the rho gene encoding transcription termination factor Rho has translation MSDTVIEDRPESEETLNLADLKANSPADLLAMAEELEIENAPSMRKGEMMFSILKERAEEGWIISGEGVLEVLQDGFGFLRAPEANYLPGPDDIYVSPDVIRQYSLRTGDTIEGVIQAPAENERYFAITKVTRINFDDPERARHKVHFDNLTPLYPDERLWMETGDPATKDRSARIIDIVSPLGKGQRALIVAPPRTGKTVLLQNIAHSIAQNHPECYLIVLLIDERPEEVTDMQRSVKGEVIASTFDEPATRHVAVAEMVIEKAKRLVEHKRDVVILLDSITRLGRAFNTVVPSSGKVLTGGVDANALQRPKRFFGAARNIEEGGSLSIIATALIDTGSRMDEVIFEEFKGTGNSEIVLDRKVADKRVFPAMDILKSGTRKEDLLIEKNDLQKTFVLRRILNPMGTTDAIEFLISKLKQTKTNSDFFDSMNS, from the coding sequence ATGTCCGATACGGTGATCGAAGACCGGCCTGAAAGCGAAGAAACGCTGAACCTCGCAGACCTCAAGGCGAACAGCCCGGCGGACCTGCTGGCGATGGCCGAAGAGTTGGAGATTGAGAACGCACCTTCCATGCGCAAGGGCGAGATGATGTTCTCGATCTTGAAGGAACGCGCGGAAGAAGGCTGGATCATCTCTGGCGAGGGTGTGCTGGAAGTGCTGCAAGACGGTTTTGGTTTTCTGCGCGCACCAGAAGCAAACTACCTGCCCGGTCCCGATGACATTTACGTCTCGCCTGATGTGATCCGCCAGTATTCGCTGCGCACCGGCGACACAATCGAAGGGGTGATACAAGCCCCCGCCGAGAATGAGCGGTATTTCGCAATCACCAAGGTGACGCGGATCAATTTTGATGACCCGGAACGTGCGCGCCACAAGGTCCATTTCGACAACCTGACCCCGCTTTACCCTGATGAGCGGCTGTGGATGGAAACCGGCGACCCTGCCACAAAAGACCGCTCTGCGCGGATCATCGACATCGTCTCGCCGCTTGGCAAAGGCCAGCGTGCCCTGATCGTGGCCCCGCCGCGCACGGGTAAAACCGTTTTGTTGCAAAATATTGCGCATAGCATCGCCCAAAACCACCCTGAGTGTTATCTGATCGTCCTGCTGATCGACGAACGGCCAGAGGAAGTGACGGACATGCAGCGCTCGGTCAAGGGCGAGGTGATTGCCTCGACCTTCGACGAACCGGCAACGCGACATGTGGCCGTGGCTGAAATGGTCATAGAAAAGGCCAAGCGCCTTGTCGAGCACAAGCGCGATGTGGTGATCCTGCTGGATTCCATCACTCGTCTGGGCCGCGCCTTTAACACGGTGGTTCCAAGCTCGGGCAAGGTGCTGACCGGCGGTGTGGATGCGAACGCCCTGCAACGCCCCAAGCGCTTCTTCGGGGCTGCGCGGAATATCGAAGAGGGTGGTTCACTCAGCATCATCGCAACCGCGCTGATCGACACAGGCTCGCGCATGGACGAAGTGATCTTTGAAGAATTCAAAGGCACCGGCAACAGTGAAATCGTGCTGGATCGCAAAGTGGCTGACAAGCGCGTCTTCCCGGCGATGGATATTCTGAAATCCGGCACCCGGAAAGAGGATCTGCTGATCGAGAAGAACGATCTTCAGAAAACCTTTGTCCTGCGCCGCATCCTGAACCCGATGGGCACAACCGACGCCATCGAATTCCTGATCTCGAAGCTGAAACAGACCAAAACCAACAGCGATTTCTTCGACTCGATGAATTCCTGA
- a CDS encoding Maf family protein: MTLVLASGSEIRRQMLENAGLHPEVAVARVDESALIASLLADAAPPRDIADTLAEAKARKVSGRMPGRLVLGCDQVLAHKGAVLEKPPTKQVARDQLCLLRAGTHQLLSAAVLYDDGEPVWRHVGVARLTMRSFSDSYLDAYLDRNWPAIGASVGGYKLEEEGVRLFAQIQGDYFTILGLPLLELLNYLALRGEIEG; encoded by the coding sequence ATGACACTTGTCTTGGCTTCGGGTTCTGAAATCAGGCGTCAGATGCTTGAGAATGCGGGCCTGCACCCGGAGGTTGCCGTCGCGCGTGTGGACGAGTCCGCGCTTATTGCGTCCCTGCTGGCAGATGCGGCCCCTCCCCGCGATATCGCTGATACATTGGCAGAGGCCAAGGCGCGCAAAGTGTCCGGGCGTATGCCGGGCCGTCTGGTTTTGGGGTGCGATCAGGTTCTTGCGCATAAGGGCGCTGTCTTGGAAAAACCCCCGACGAAACAGGTGGCGCGCGATCAACTCTGCCTGCTGCGTGCAGGGACGCACCAGTTGCTGTCTGCCGCTGTGCTGTATGATGATGGCGAACCTGTCTGGCGGCATGTGGGCGTCGCGCGCCTGACCATGCGCAGCTTTTCCGACAGCTATCTTGATGCTTATCTGGACCGCAACTGGCCTGCGATTGGCGCTTCTGTCGGCGGATACAAGCTGGAGGAAGAGGGCGTGCGCCTGTTCGCGCAGATACAGGGTGATTATTTTACCATTCTTGGTCTGCCCTTGTTGGAATTGCTGAATTATCTGGCTTTGCGAGGAGAAATCGAGGGATGA
- the hemJ gene encoding protoporphyrinogen oxidase HemJ, giving the protein MLSDLYLWIKALHIMAVIAWMAGLFYLPRLFVYHVERSASAEMGAVFQTMEEKLLRVIMNPAMIVAWLTGLTMVSIPGLIDWSLIWPWSKFIGLIGMTWFHMWCARRRRIFAEGGNALSGRNYRMMNEVPTVLMVVIVLSVIVKF; this is encoded by the coding sequence ATGTTGAGCGATCTGTATTTGTGGATCAAGGCGTTGCATATCATGGCTGTCATCGCCTGGATGGCAGGCTTGTTTTATCTGCCTCGATTGTTCGTCTACCATGTTGAACGATCTGCCAGCGCAGAAATGGGCGCAGTCTTTCAGACGATGGAAGAAAAACTGCTGCGCGTCATCATGAACCCCGCAATGATCGTGGCATGGCTGACAGGGCTGACGATGGTCTCCATCCCCGGCCTGATCGACTGGTCCCTGATCTGGCCATGGAGCAAGTTCATCGGGCTGATCGGCATGACATGGTTTCACATGTGGTGCGCACGGCGGCGGCGCATCTTTGCCGAAGGCGGCAATGCATTGAGCGGGCGCAATTACCGCATGATGAACGAAGTCCCGACCGTGCTGATGGTGGTGATTGTTCTGTCGGTGATCGTGAAATTCTGA
- a CDS encoding FxsA family protein, with the protein MWILLVFLAVPILEIALFVQIGAQFGVIGTLAEVFATAAIALVLMRLEPHRNAHDVRAALDRDASPASPMAHSALRMIAAVLLLLPGFFTDTLGVLLLLPFVRMLVLAQLFKKLRAAHARDEVVIIEGEYEHRPDPESPPAPRLDDPEKRD; encoded by the coding sequence ATGTGGATTTTACTGGTTTTTCTAGCTGTTCCTATCCTTGAAATTGCACTCTTCGTGCAAATCGGGGCACAATTCGGCGTGATCGGAACATTGGCCGAGGTGTTTGCTACCGCTGCAATAGCGCTGGTCCTCATGCGGCTGGAGCCGCATCGCAACGCGCATGACGTGCGTGCAGCGCTTGATCGTGACGCCAGCCCCGCCAGTCCGATGGCCCATTCCGCCCTTCGGATGATAGCGGCAGTGCTGCTGCTGCTTCCCGGTTTCTTTACCGACACACTCGGCGTTTTATTGCTGCTTCCCTTTGTGCGGATGCTTGTACTGGCGCAATTGTTCAAAAAACTTCGGGCTGCACATGCGCGCGACGAGGTTGTTATCATTGAAGGCGAGTACGAACACCGCCCCGATCCCGAATCACCCCCGGCCCCGCGCTTGGATGACCCGGAAAAGCGGGATTGA
- the secB gene encoding protein-export chaperone SecB, translated as MTESEQQGNGATAAAAPQPKVNMRILAQFMRDLSFENVAAQKKLQGSNVQPDIQVQVSLDANKREAENQYEIGTKFKITSKNKSDDQTLFIVELDYVGLFHIEGVPQEQLHPFLLIECPRMIFPFARRIISDVTRDGGFPPLNLDTVDFLALYKQELQRQAAAQAQKSETPVAN; from the coding sequence ATGACTGAATCCGAACAGCAGGGCAATGGCGCTACAGCCGCCGCCGCACCCCAGCCAAAGGTCAATATGCGTATTCTTGCGCAGTTCATGCGGGACCTGTCCTTCGAAAATGTTGCAGCACAAAAAAAGCTGCAAGGCTCGAATGTGCAGCCCGACATTCAGGTGCAGGTCAGTCTGGACGCGAACAAGCGCGAAGCAGAAAACCAGTATGAGATTGGCACCAAGTTCAAGATCACCTCAAAGAACAAGTCCGACGACCAGACCTTGTTCATCGTCGAGTTGGACTATGTCGGCCTGTTCCATATCGAAGGTGTGCCACAGGAACAATTGCACCCGTTCCTGCTGATCGAATGCCCGCGCATGATCTTCCCCTTTGCCCGCCGGATCATATCAGACGTCACGCGTGATGGTGGCTTCCCGCCCCTGAACCTTGATACCGTTGATTTTCTGGCACTCTACAAGCAGGAATTGCAGCGTCAGGCGGCTGCCCAAGCGCAAAAGAGCGAAACACCTGTCGCAAATTGA
- the mnmE gene encoding tRNA uridine-5-carboxymethylaminomethyl(34) synthesis GTPase MnmE encodes MDTIFALASARGKSGVAVIRVSGPQAHSVVKTLTGALPQARRASLRKLHTADGDLLDTALVVIFDQGASFTGEQVAEIMTHGSLATVAAVEACLAQDHGLRMAEPGEFTRRALENGVLDLTQVEALGDLLEAETESQRRQAMRVLDGALGRLVEGWRGHLLKAAALVEVSIDFVEEDVGNFDAMILAELNAVQSQLLAEISGQAVRERVQSGFEIALIGSVNAGKSTLLNALAGREAAITSDIAGTTRDVIELRMDIGGYAVTLLDTAGLRETREEIESIGIARGQKRAADADIRIILCDGPDIPPPVDVIPNDIVTFSKADQFPQAQGGVSGVTSEGIDALLQEIVQRLSVMTARDGVSVRRRHLQAMTAAQHALESAIEKLTDEGYIPELVAADIRQAMTALDSLIGKIDVEDLLGDIFASFCIGK; translated from the coding sequence ATGGACACGATTTTCGCACTGGCCTCGGCCCGTGGAAAATCGGGCGTGGCTGTTATTCGGGTGTCGGGTCCACAGGCGCATTCTGTTGTCAAAACTCTGACTGGGGCGCTGCCACAGGCGCGCCGCGCATCCTTGCGAAAGCTGCACACCGCGGATGGGGACTTGCTGGACACCGCATTGGTCGTAATCTTCGACCAGGGCGCCAGCTTTACCGGCGAACAGGTTGCAGAAATCATGACGCATGGCAGTCTGGCAACTGTCGCAGCCGTTGAGGCCTGTCTGGCGCAAGATCACGGCCTGCGGATGGCAGAACCGGGCGAATTCACCCGCCGCGCGCTGGAGAACGGCGTTCTTGACCTGACGCAGGTAGAGGCACTGGGTGACCTGCTGGAGGCCGAGACGGAAAGCCAGCGCCGGCAGGCTATGCGCGTCTTGGATGGGGCCTTGGGCAGGCTGGTTGAGGGGTGGCGCGGGCATCTGCTAAAAGCAGCGGCCTTGGTCGAGGTTTCAATCGATTTCGTCGAAGAGGATGTCGGCAATTTTGATGCGATGATATTGGCAGAACTGAATGCGGTGCAATCTCAGCTATTGGCCGAAATTTCAGGGCAGGCGGTACGCGAGCGGGTGCAAAGCGGGTTCGAGATTGCGCTGATCGGGTCGGTCAACGCGGGAAAATCCACCCTGCTGAATGCGCTGGCAGGCCGGGAAGCTGCGATCACCTCTGATATTGCAGGCACGACGCGCGATGTTATCGAGTTGCGCATGGATATTGGCGGCTATGCTGTGACATTGCTGGATACAGCAGGGCTGCGAGAGACGCGCGAAGAGATTGAAAGCATCGGCATCGCACGCGGGCAAAAGCGCGCCGCTGACGCCGATATTCGCATTATATTGTGTGACGGACCCGATATTCCACCACCTGTAGACGTTATCCCTAATGATATTGTCACGTTTAGCAAGGCTGACCAGTTTCCCCAAGCGCAGGGCGGAGTGTCGGGTGTGACGAGCGAAGGGATTGATGCGTTGTTGCAAGAGATTGTGCAGCGCTTGTCTGTGATGACGGCGCGCGACGGGGTGAGTGTGCGGCGTCGCCACTTGCAGGCCATGACTGCTGCGCAACACGCATTAGAGAGTGCGATTGAAAAACTGACCGATGAGGGGTATATCCCCGAACTGGTGGCAGCTGACATACGTCAAGCGATGACAGCGCTGGATTCCTTGATTGGCAAAATAGATGTGGAAGATTTGCTTGGTGACATCTTCGCGTCTTTCTGTATCGGCAAGTAG
- the dnaQ gene encoding DNA polymerase III subunit epsilon, which translates to MRELVLDTETTGFEPGEGHRLVEIGIVELVNLMPTGRTYHQYINPKRPMPPEAFEVHGLGDDFLRDKPLFEHIADAFLEFVADDRLVIHNAAFDMKFLNAELEWAGRPLLSFDRAFDTLTLARKKFPGSPASLDALCRRFSINNSARTKHGALLDSEILAEVYLELAGGQQPDFALSSRPAQGSAAAGQRAAPLPRRPKPLPSRLTEAEAQAHAAFVTDLGETAVWGKYRKS; encoded by the coding sequence ATGCGTGAACTGGTGCTGGATACGGAAACCACAGGGTTCGAACCCGGCGAAGGGCACCGGCTGGTCGAGATCGGCATTGTGGAGCTGGTCAATCTTATGCCGACCGGACGGACATATCACCAGTATATCAACCCCAAGCGCCCTATGCCGCCAGAAGCATTTGAGGTGCACGGGCTGGGCGATGACTTTCTGCGCGACAAGCCACTTTTTGAGCATATTGCCGATGCGTTTTTGGAATTTGTCGCAGATGACAGGCTGGTCATCCACAATGCAGCTTTTGATATGAAATTCCTGAACGCCGAGTTGGAATGGGCGGGGCGTCCGCTTCTGTCTTTTGATCGCGCCTTCGACACATTGACGCTTGCGCGCAAGAAATTTCCCGGCTCGCCCGCATCGCTGGACGCACTGTGTCGGCGGTTCTCGATAAACAATTCGGCGCGCACGAAACATGGCGCGCTGCTCGACAGCGAAATTCTGGCCGAAGTGTATCTGGAACTTGCGGGTGGGCAGCAGCCGGATTTCGCGCTGTCATCCCGACCTGCACAAGGAAGCGCTGCTGCCGGACAGCGGGCCGCCCCGCTGCCACGACGACCCAAACCCCTGCCCTCGCGCCTGACAGAAGCGGAAGCGCAGGCGCATGCCGCCTTTGTCACCGATCTGGGGGAAACGGCCGTGTGGGGAAAATACAGAAAGTCATGA
- a CDS encoding shikimate dehydrogenase, with translation MSKIPLAGVIGCPIGHSRSPLLHGTWLREYGIKGHYVPLHVEANDLERVLRVMPMMGFFGANVTIPHKEAVLALADDVTPMARAIGAANTLTFVNGAVHADNTDGYGFLRNLQAGAPAWRAADGPVLILGAGGAARAVIVALADAGVTDIRLANRTRARAEGLAQDLGAPITIVDWANWPDAAQNAALVVNTTSLGMVGQPALELPDTLFSAQTVVTDLVYTPLDTPLLQHAHRSGCVVVDGLGMLLHQAVPGFERWFGHKPEVTEALRAAVLRA, from the coding sequence ATGAGCAAGATACCCTTGGCCGGCGTCATCGGGTGCCCCATTGGTCACAGTCGATCGCCGCTATTGCATGGCACATGGCTGCGGGAGTACGGGATCAAGGGCCATTACGTGCCCCTGCATGTCGAAGCCAATGATCTGGAGCGGGTGTTGCGCGTTATGCCCATGATGGGGTTTTTCGGCGCGAATGTGACGATCCCGCATAAAGAAGCTGTGCTTGCCCTTGCGGATGATGTCACACCAATGGCGCGCGCGATCGGGGCTGCGAATACCCTGACCTTCGTGAATGGCGCGGTCCATGCTGACAACACCGATGGCTATGGGTTTTTGCGCAACTTGCAAGCGGGTGCGCCTGCGTGGCGTGCGGCGGACGGTCCTGTGCTGATATTGGGTGCGGGCGGTGCCGCGCGGGCTGTGATCGTGGCGCTGGCAGATGCAGGTGTCACCGATATTCGGCTGGCCAACCGAACCCGCGCGCGGGCAGAGGGGTTGGCGCAGGATCTCGGGGCGCCCATCACAATCGTTGATTGGGCAAATTGGCCCGATGCCGCGCAGAATGCCGCGCTTGTCGTCAATACAACTTCGCTGGGAATGGTCGGACAGCCCGCGCTAGAGTTGCCCGATACACTGTTTTCGGCGCAAACCGTTGTGACGGATCTGGTTTATACACCCTTGGACACCCCTTTATTGCAACATGCGCACCGCTCTGGGTGTGTTGTGGTCGACGGGCTGGGCATGTTGCTGCATCAGGCCGTACCGGGGTTCGAGCGGTGGTTTGGACACAAGCCAGAGGTGACCGAGGCGCTGCGCGCTGCGGTTTTGCGCGCATGA
- the coaE gene encoding dephospho-CoA kinase (Dephospho-CoA kinase (CoaE) performs the final step in coenzyme A biosynthesis.): protein MRQPYRLGLTGSIGMGKSTTAGFFRDMGVPVWDADAAVHRLYGKDGAAVGPVAALCPEALRDAAIDRAELKRWIARDPTALAALESVVHPLVAQDREAFVASLSGPLVVLDIPLLFEVGAQVDGVLVVTAPENVQRARVLERPDVNEAQLDAILARQMPDAEKRARADFVIETTDMDSTRAAVQKLVRRLEAEHA from the coding sequence ATGAGGCAGCCATATCGACTGGGGTTGACAGGGTCGATCGGCATGGGCAAAAGCACCACTGCTGGGTTCTTCCGCGACATGGGCGTTCCGGTCTGGGATGCGGATGCAGCAGTGCACCGGTTGTATGGCAAGGATGGCGCTGCGGTCGGGCCGGTTGCCGCCCTTTGCCCCGAAGCGTTGCGCGATGCTGCGATTGACCGCGCAGAGTTGAAGCGCTGGATAGCGCGCGACCCCACGGCATTGGCTGCACTGGAATCTGTGGTGCATCCGCTGGTGGCGCAGGACCGCGAGGCGTTTGTCGCATCTCTATCTGGCCCACTTGTTGTGCTGGATATTCCATTGCTGTTTGAGGTGGGCGCGCAGGTTGATGGTGTCTTGGTCGTCACCGCGCCGGAAAATGTGCAACGCGCCCGCGTGTTGGAACGCCCGGACGTGAATGAGGCGCAACTTGATGCCATTCTTGCACGCCAGATGCCTGATGCCGAAAAGCGCGCGCGCGCAGATTTCGTGATCGAGACGACAGATATGGACAGCACGCGCGCGGCGGTCCAGAAACTGGTCAGAAGACTGGAGGCAGAACATGCGTGA